One window of the Penaeus vannamei isolate JL-2024 chromosome 31, ASM4276789v1, whole genome shotgun sequence genome contains the following:
- the LOC138867622 gene encoding uncharacterized protein has product MVETLLSHPNNLPLPPALTRQDPNNLPPPSAFTRQSLTTCPNHLPSSDPNNLHPTIPLPHQTPITCPHHLPSLTPNNLPPPPALTRQTPITCPNHLLSLGQTPVTCPNLTWPSLIKTPITCSLPALTRQTPHPAPTICLSTHPNNLPPPFAFACSTPITCPHLTCPSLLRPNNLAPTICLHSSVTSEVLVNIASSSAAAIEDLLSGSVDSYLVETLLVVN; this is encoded by the exons accccaataacctgcccctACCACCTGCCCTTACTCGCCAGGACCCCAATAACCTTCCCCCACCATCTGCCTTCACTCGTCAGTCCCTGACAACCTGCCCCAACCATCTGCCGTCGTCAGACCCCAATAATCTGCACCCCACAATACCTCTCCCTCaccagaccccaataacctgcccccacCACCTGCCCTCACTC AcccccaataacctgcccccacCACCTGCCCTAACTcgccagaccccaataacctgccccaACCATCTGCTTTCACTCGGCCAGACCCCAGTAACCTGCCCCAACCTCACCTGGCCTTCACTCATCAAGACCCCAATAACCTGCTCCCTACCTGCCCTCACTCGTCAGACCCCACACCCTGCCCCCACCATCTGCCTCTCTACTc accccaataacctACCTCCACCATTTGCCTTCGCCTGCTCaaccccaataacctgcccccacCTCACCTGCCCCTCACTCCTCAGACCCAATAACCTCGCCCCAACCATCTGCCTTCACTc ATCGGTTACAAGCGAAGTGCTAGTTAACATTGCTAGTTCTAGTGCCGCTGCTATTGAGGATTTGCTCAGTGGCTCCGTGGACTCGTATTTAGTCGAGACCCTCTTGGTT